Proteins found in one Sorghum bicolor cultivar BTx623 chromosome 1, Sorghum_bicolor_NCBIv3, whole genome shotgun sequence genomic segment:
- the LOC8062945 gene encoding pentatricopeptide repeat-containing protein At2g13600, protein MAHGHGSMRAAVRTRRPRPPPELAKAPVPPTTRSKPEKDLSPLTLPVRAFKLRLANGTPLAPTPKAFKSYSETCASLLRHCRATSAAATATPAYAPSSGCLPLVLSLHAHTLRSGLAADRSVASNLLTAYAAFARAADRDRAFRDCVSADAASSFTYDFMVSEHVKAGDIASARRLFDGMPEKSVVSYTTMVDALMKRGSVKDAVKLYERCPLYSVAFFTAMIAGFVRNELHKDAFPVFRKMLRCSVRPNVVTLICVIKACVGAGEFDLAMGVVGLAIKWNLFEKSIEVHNSLITLYLRMGDAAAAHRVFDDMEVRDVVSWTALLDVYAELGDLEGARRVLDAMPERNEVSWSTLIARHEQKGDSAEALKLYSQMLAEGCRPNISCFSSVLSACATLHDLRGGTRIHANALKMGFSSSLFVSSSLIDMYCKCKQCTDAQRIFNSLPEKNTVCWNSLISGYSWNGKMVEAEELFKKMPARNAASWNTMISGYAENRRFGDALNYFCAMLASGQIPGEITLSSVLLACANLCSLEMGKMVHAEIVKLGIEDNIFMGTALSDMYAKSGDLDSSRRMFYQMPEKNNITWTAMVQGLAENGFAEESILLFENMIANRIAPNEHTFLAILFACSHCGLVEQAIHYFETMQAHGIPPKDKHYTCMVDVLARAGRLPEAEELLMKVPSKLDTSSWSSLLSACNTYRNKEIGERAAKKLHELEKDNTAGYVLLSNMYASCGKWKDAAETRILMQGPRLKKDGGCSWLQLRGQYHAFFSWKGKHPLSLEIYEILDLLMWELTT, encoded by the coding sequence ATGGCTCATGGTCATGGGAGCATGAGAGCAGCGGTCCGCACGAGGCGGCCACGGCCGCCGCCGGAGCTGGCCAAGGCGCCGGTTCCGCCGACGACGAGGAGTAAGCCGGAGAAAGACCTCTCTCCCTTAACCCTCCCGGTAAGGGCGTTCAAGCTCCGCCTGGCTAACGGCACACCGCTGGCGCCCACGCCGAAGGCCTTCAAGTCCTACTCCGAGACCTGCGCCTCCCTCCTCCGCCACTGCCGCGCTACGagtgccgccgccaccgccacgccCGCTTACGCGCCTTCCTCCGGTTGCCTGCCGCTTGTCCTCTCCCTACACGCGCACACCCTCCGCTCTGGCCTCGCCGCCGACCGCTCCGTCGCATCGAACCTCCTCACAGCGTACGCCGCCTTCGCGCGTGCCGCGGACCGTGACCGTGCCTTCCGTGACTGTGTTTCCGCTGATGCGGCATCCTCGTTCACCTACGACTTCATGGTGTCAGAGCATGTGAAGGCGGGGGACATTGCCTCTGCCCGCAGGCTGTTCGACGGAATGCCCGAGAAGAGTGTCGTGTCCTACACAACCATGGTCGACGCGCTCATGAAGCGTGGGTCTGTGAAGGATGCAGTTAAGCTGTATGAGCGATGCCCGCTCTACTCGGTTGCCTTCTTCACGGCCATGATTGCTGGGTTTGTCCGCAATGAACTCCATAAAGATGCATTCCCTGTGTTTCGCAAGATGCTAAGGTGCAGTGTGAGACCTAATGTCGTTACTCTTATTTGTGTGATCAAGGCCTGTGTTGGTGCAGGTGAATTTGATCTTGCCATGGGTGTGGTGGGATTGGCAATCAAATGGAACTTGTTTGAAAAGAGTATCGAGGTACACAATTCTTTGATCACTCTGTATCTAAGAATGGGAGATGCAGCTGCAGCACACAGGGTGTTCGATGACATGGAGGTGAGGGATGTCGTCTCCTGGACCGCGTTACTTGATGTGTATGCTGAATTGGGTGACCTCGAGGGAGCACGACGTGTTCTTGATGCAATGCCTGAGAGGAACGAGGTCTCCTGGAGTACTTTGATTGCAAGGCATGAGCAGAAAGGTGATTCTGCAGAAGCATTGAAGCTTTACAGTCAGATGCTTGCTGAGGGTTGCAGGCCAAACATTTCATGCTTCTCTAGTGTGCTCAGTGCTTGTGCTACCCTTCATGACTTAAGGGGAGGAACAAGGATACATGCCAATGCACTGAAGATGGGATTTAGTTCCAGTTTATTTGTATCCAGCTCTTTGATTGACATGtactgcaaatgcaagcagTGCACGGATGCTCAAAGGATTTTTAATTCCCTCCCAGAAAAGAACACAGTATGTTGGAACTCTCTTATTTCAGGTTATAGCTGGAATGGAAAAATGGTGGAAGCAGAGGAGCTCTTCAAGAAGATGCCTGCAAGGAATGCAGCTTCATGGAATACAATGATTTCTGGTTATGCAGAAAATCGACGATTTGGTGATGCACTAAATTATTTCTGTGCAATGCTGGCTTCAGGACAGATTCCAGGGGAAATCACCTTGTCAAGTGTTCTTCTTGCATGTGCAAACTTGTGCTCTTTAGAGATGGGAAAGATGGTTCatgctgagattgtcaagcttGGAATCGAAGATAACATCTTTATGGGGACTGCACTCAGTGACATGTATGCCAAGTCAGGAGATTTGGACAGCTCCAGGAGGATGTTCTATCAAATGCCTGAAAAAAACAATATCACTTGGACTGCCATGGTTCAAGGACTTGCAGAAAATGGCTTTGCTGAAGAGTCTATTTTGTTGTTTGAGAATATGATAGCAAATAGAATAGCACCAAACGAGCATACATTTCTAGCTATTCTATTTGCTTGTTCCCACTGTGGTTTGGTGGAGCAAGCCATACATTATTTTGAAACAATGCAGGCACATGGCATCCCACCTAAAGATAAACACTACACTTGCATGGTTGATGTCCTAGCTAGAGCTGGCCGTTTGCCAGAAGCAGAAGAGCTTCTCATGAAGGTTCCAAGTAAATTAGACACAAGTTCATGGTCATCTCTTCTGAGTGCTTGCAACACTTACAGGAACAAGGAGATTGGTGAGAGGGCAGCAAAGAAACTTCATGAGTTAGAGAAGGACAATACAGCAGGCTATGTGCTACTCTCAAACATGTATGCATCTTGTGGTAAATGGAAAGATGCTGCTGAGACGAGGATACTGATGCAAGGACCTAGGCTTAAGAAAGATGGTGGGTGCAGTTGGTTGCAATTAAGGGGACAATATCATGCCTTCTTTTCTTGGAAAGGGAAGCATCCTTTGTCATTGGAAATTTATGAGATCTTGGATTTGCTGATGTGGGAACTTACTACTTGA
- the LOC8063416 gene encoding uncharacterized protein LOC8063416, whose protein sequence is MGALCLLCPCPSTPPPCPCGTRATAPSPFFSCAPTAAATRLQLCGRSQRRAGVARVGGGGGGKGESGKTGAAAFFDEDGVVDDMDGYLNYLSLEYDSVWDTKPAWCQPWTILLTGTVVVACSWVLIQSAVITAGVSFVICAWWYIFLYSYPKAYTEMIAERRRKVASGAEDTYGMEKIQ, encoded by the exons ATGGGCGCGCTCTGCCTTCTCTGCCCGTGCCCATCCACGCCGCCGCCCTGCCCATGCGGCACCCGCGCGACCGCGCCTTCCCCTTTCTTCTCCTGTGCCCCCACCGCTGCCGCCACAAGGCTGCAGCTCTGCGGCAGGAGCCAGAGGCGCGCCGGCGTGGCGCGtgtaggtggcggcggcgggggcaaAGGGGAGAGTGGCAAGACCGGCGCGGCGGCGTTCTTTGATGAGGATGGGGTGGTGGACGACATGGATGGGTACCTCAACTACCTGTCTCTCGAGTACGACTCTGTTTGGGACACCAAGCCTGCCTG GTGTCAGCCTTGGACAATATTGCTTACGGGAACTGTTGTAGTCGCCTGTAGTTGGGTGCTTATTCAATCTGCTGTAATTACTGCTGGAGTTTCTTTTGTAATATGTGCATGGTGGTACATATTTCTCTACTCCTACCCTAAG GCATACACCGAGATGATAgcagagagaagaagaaaggtaGCAAGTGGAGCTGAAGATACCTACGGGATGGAGAAAATCCAGTGA
- the LOC110431234 gene encoding uncharacterized protein LOC110431234 produces MSSSNSSTNFFSGIDVSEKLGKVNHALWKAEVRSAIRGARLQGHITGDTKAPEEELVATVEGKVEKRPNPAFEEWEAKDQQVLRFLLSSLTKEVKIQVSTCEIAVAVWNAIEQMYASQTRARTVNIRIALANTKKGNSTAAEYFAKMKALGDEMAAAGRRLDDEELVEYILTGLGEDYTSLVTTLTARVEPITVGELYSQLLNFETRMDLTYRGNSLGSGSANAASRGRGGFARGGRNQGGHGGQNNQRGRGRDSASARGRGNVNNASQRGGGRGGYNNNHHRAPPSDGDERPLCQVCFKSGHTTDRCWHRYNENYVPDPKLVAAAMNSYTIDNNWYTDTGATDHITGELEKLSFRNKYNGGDQIHTASGAGSGNEEYNS; encoded by the exons ATGTCTAGCTCAAATTCATCAACCAATTTTTTCTCTGGCATAGATGTCTCAGAAAAATTGGGAAAGGTGAATCATGCGCTGTGGAAAGCCGAAGTTCGTTCAGCCATACGTGGCGCTCGTCTTCAAGGGCACATCACCGGCGACACCAAGGCTCCCGAAGAAGAGCTCGTCGCCACCGTTGAAGGAAAAGTAGAAAAGAGGCCGAACCCGGCTTTTGAGGAGTGGGAAGCCAAGGACCAACAGGTCCTACGGTTTCTTCTATCGTCGCTCACCAAGGAGGTGAAAATCCAAGTCTCTACATGTGAGATTGCGGTGGCTGTCTGGAATGCCATCGAGCAGATGTATGCGTCTCAAACACGTGCACGCACGGTGAACATTCGCATCGCCCTCGCCAACACCAAGAAGGGAAATTCCACCGCTGCCGAGTACTTCGCGAAGATGAAGGCGCTCGGCGACGAGATGGCTGCAGCCGGACGACGGCTTGATGATGAAGAACTGGTAGAGTATATACTCACCGGACTAGGAGAAGACTACACTTCTCTAGTCACAACCCTAACTGCTAGGGTCGAGCCCATCACAGTTGGGGAGTTGTACTCACAACTTCTTAACTTTGAGACTCGTATGGACCTGACCTATAGAGGCAATAGTCTAGGGTCTGGATCCGCGAACGCCGCCAGTCGGGGACGTGGTGGTTTCGCAAGAGGAGGCCGCAACCAAGGAGGACATGGCGGCCAGAACAATCAGCGTGGCCGCGGGCGCGACAGTGCTTCGGCACGTGGTCGCGGCAACGTCAACAACGCGTCGCAAAGGGGTGGCGGGCGCGGTGGCTACAACAACAACCACCACCGTGCACCGCCATCTGATGGCGATGAACGCCCTCTATGCCAAGTCTGCTTCAAGTCCGGGCACACAACGGATCGATGCTGGCACAGGTATAATGAGAACTATGTGCCAGATCCGAAGCTAGTCGCAGCTGCAATGAACTCCTACACTATTGACAACAATTGGTACACCGACACCGGCGCCACCGATCATATCACAGGTGAGCTGGAGAAGCTGTCTTTCAGAAACAAGTACAATGGAGGAGATCAGATCCACACAGCAAGTGGTGCAG GATCAGGCAACGAAGAATACAATTCTTAG